A genomic region of Runella rosea contains the following coding sequences:
- the ligA gene encoding NAD-dependent DNA ligase LigA produces MQNPAERINELTDLLNHYNHRYYQDSVSEISDYEFDTLLKELAELENQYPDLRREDSPTLRVGGGITKNFETVTHRYPMLSLGNTYNEQDLRDFDERVQKGLYGEAYEYICELKFDGISLSMTYENGVLKRAVTRGDGTRGDDITANVRTIKSLPLKISSRTQNSDSPLTAHQLPITNFEVRGEGFMPISSFEKLNKDLEAADEPTYANPRNAASGAFKLQDSAESARRGLDCYLYAFLSDDEVFETHEQSLLTLKTWGFNVSPGWRKCADIDEVLAYIHEWETKRHTLPLATDGIVIKVNSMAQQRELGFTAKSPRWAISFKYKAENKAGVLKSVSYQVGRTGALTPVANLDNLNGDGKGLQLSGTRVKRASLHNANEIERLGLMLNDVVFVEKGGEIIPKITGVDVDARSNRLLSPIVYPTHCPECGTELVRKETEANHYCPNERGCPPQLRGKVEHFIHRKALNIDSLGEGKIELLFDKNLVQIPADLYDLTYEKLFGLEKVITDEETGKTKKIGFKEKTVENILKGIEQSKNVPFKQVLFGIGIRFVGATVAEKLAAYFRNIDALMAADFEALCNVPEIGGKIAQSIVDYFSEESNRDYIGRLRAAGLQFETDDVPVVAESNALEGKSFLYTGTFAGMTREELEAKIEANGGKLLSGVSAKLNFLIVGEKPGASKVDKATKLNVKMISEEEFLGMLSVD; encoded by the coding sequence ATGCAAAATCCTGCCGAACGCATCAATGAGCTTACCGATTTGCTGAACCATTATAATCACCGATATTACCAAGACAGTGTCTCGGAAATCAGTGATTATGAGTTTGATACACTCCTGAAAGAGTTGGCCGAACTGGAAAATCAATATCCCGATTTACGCCGTGAAGATTCTCCTACGCTGCGGGTAGGAGGGGGAATTACGAAAAATTTTGAGACCGTAACGCACCGTTATCCGATGCTTTCGTTGGGTAATACATACAACGAGCAGGATTTGCGGGACTTTGACGAGCGTGTGCAGAAGGGCCTTTATGGCGAAGCCTACGAATACATTTGTGAGTTGAAATTTGACGGTATTTCGCTCAGCATGACCTACGAAAACGGTGTGTTGAAGCGGGCCGTGACGCGCGGCGACGGTACCAGAGGAGATGACATTACGGCTAACGTACGTACAATAAAATCGTTGCCGCTTAAAATAAGCTCACGAACTCAGAATTCGGATTCGCCGCTCACCGCTCACCAATTACCAATCACCAATTTTGAAGTGCGCGGTGAAGGTTTTATGCCGATATCATCGTTTGAGAAACTCAACAAAGATTTAGAGGCGGCCGACGAACCCACCTACGCCAACCCCCGCAATGCGGCATCGGGGGCGTTTAAATTGCAGGATTCGGCGGAGTCGGCGCGGCGAGGATTGGATTGTTATTTGTACGCTTTTTTATCCGATGATGAGGTGTTTGAAACCCACGAACAAAGTCTTCTGACGCTTAAAACATGGGGCTTTAACGTGTCGCCGGGCTGGCGAAAATGCGCCGATATTGATGAAGTACTGGCCTACATTCACGAATGGGAAACCAAGCGACACACATTGCCATTGGCGACGGACGGGATTGTGATTAAAGTAAATTCGATGGCGCAGCAGCGGGAGTTGGGCTTCACGGCCAAAAGTCCACGTTGGGCGATTTCGTTTAAATACAAAGCCGAAAATAAGGCAGGCGTTTTGAAATCAGTTTCGTATCAGGTGGGCCGTACGGGGGCGTTGACGCCCGTAGCCAATTTAGACAATCTCAACGGCGACGGAAAAGGTCTACAACTGTCGGGAACGCGAGTGAAACGCGCTTCGCTGCACAACGCCAACGAAATTGAGCGCTTGGGGTTGATGCTCAACGACGTGGTTTTTGTGGAAAAAGGCGGGGAAATTATTCCCAAAATCACGGGAGTGGACGTGGACGCCCGCTCGAACCGCCTGTTGTCGCCGATTGTTTACCCCACGCATTGCCCCGAATGTGGTACGGAATTGGTGCGAAAAGAAACCGAAGCCAACCATTACTGTCCCAACGAGCGCGGTTGTCCGCCGCAGTTGCGCGGCAAAGTGGAGCATTTTATTCACCGCAAAGCCCTGAATATTGATAGCTTGGGTGAAGGAAAAATTGAATTGTTGTTTGATAAAAACCTTGTTCAGATCCCCGCCGATTTGTATGATTTGACCTACGAAAAACTCTTCGGATTGGAGAAAGTCATAACGGATGAAGAAACGGGCAAAACCAAAAAAATCGGTTTCAAAGAAAAAACCGTTGAAAATATTCTGAAAGGCATTGAACAATCTAAAAATGTTCCTTTCAAACAGGTTCTTTTTGGCATCGGGATTCGGTTTGTGGGCGCAACGGTGGCTGAAAAACTGGCGGCCTACTTTCGTAACATTGACGCGCTGATGGCGGCAGATTTTGAAGCCCTGTGTAACGTACCCGAAATCGGTGGAAAAATAGCCCAAAGCATCGTAGATTATTTTTCGGAGGAGTCTAATCGTGATTATATCGGTCGTTTACGGGCGGCTGGACTACAATTTGAAACCGATGATGTACCCGTAGTGGCTGAATCCAACGCATTGGAAGGTAAAAGTTTTTTGTATACAGGCACTTTTGCGGGCATGACCCGCGAAGAATTGGAAGCCAAAATTGAAGCCAACGGTGGTAAACTGCTCAGTGGTGTATCGGCCAAACTCAATTTTCTGATTGTAGGCGAAAAACCAGGCGCATCCAAAGTTGATAAGGCTACGAAATTGAACGTAAAAATGATTTCAGAGGAGGAGTTTTTAGGGATGTTATCTGTTGATTAA
- a CDS encoding ABC transporter permease, translating into MNFPFFIARRYFSSKKKKSFISLISNISMLGVGVGTMALVIVLSVFNGMEELNRQLFRSFDPDLKITPAQGKRIDVTPALLSKIKQIKGVKFATQVIEDNALARYGDRRVVVKLKGVDSTYEQRHQLDTALVYGTVQVMVDGEPKAVVGATVQQLLSINPNDILTPLELWYPRSDTRSLNLNSPDAFNQQIIRVGGVYMLELRFDDYVIVPLDFAAELLGYGAQRSSFELQLQPNADADAVKSDLEKNLGDTFVIRTRDEQNADLLRAIRLEKLFVTVTLGLIVLVAAVNIFFSLSMLVIEKRDDIKMLFAMGATSSMVKRIFLFEGGLVAFSGAAVGLILGVIVCWAQQTYGLVSMGMVSSLVDAYPVKMVWQDFVITAFLVISVTIIVSFLPAKRAAEMG; encoded by the coding sequence ATGAATTTCCCCTTTTTTATTGCCCGTCGTTACTTCAGTTCCAAGAAGAAAAAAAGCTTTATCAGCCTGATTTCCAATATTTCGATGTTGGGCGTGGGCGTAGGTACGATGGCTCTTGTGATTGTGTTGTCGGTCTTCAACGGCATGGAAGAACTAAACCGACAACTGTTTCGGAGCTTTGATCCCGACCTAAAAATAACGCCTGCCCAAGGTAAACGCATTGACGTTACGCCCGCGCTTTTGTCGAAAATCAAACAAATAAAAGGTGTAAAATTTGCCACGCAGGTGATTGAAGACAACGCCTTGGCACGCTACGGCGACCGTCGCGTGGTGGTCAAGCTCAAAGGGGTGGATTCTACTTACGAACAACGGCATCAACTTGATACGGCGCTGGTTTACGGAACGGTACAAGTCATGGTCGACGGGGAGCCTAAAGCCGTGGTTGGGGCCACGGTTCAGCAATTGTTAAGCATCAATCCCAATGATATTCTGACACCCCTCGAACTCTGGTACCCGCGCTCAGATACGCGCTCGCTCAACCTCAACTCCCCCGACGCCTTCAATCAGCAAATCATTCGGGTGGGTGGGGTGTATATGCTCGAACTGCGGTTTGATGATTATGTGATTGTACCCCTAGATTTTGCGGCTGAGCTGCTCGGCTACGGCGCGCAACGCTCGTCGTTTGAACTTCAACTGCAACCCAACGCCGACGCCGATGCGGTCAAAAGTGATTTGGAAAAGAACTTGGGTGACACGTTTGTAATCCGTACCCGCGACGAGCAGAATGCTGATTTATTACGTGCCATTCGCCTCGAAAAACTGTTTGTGACCGTTACCTTGGGTTTGATTGTGTTGGTGGCGGCCGTTAATATTTTCTTCTCGCTTTCCATGCTCGTCATCGAAAAGCGCGACGACATCAAAATGCTTTTTGCAATGGGCGCAACAAGCAGCATGGTCAAGCGCATTTTTTTGTTTGAAGGCGGATTGGTGGCTTTTAGTGGCGCGGCAGTGGGATTGATTTTGGGCGTGATTGTGTGTTGGGCGCAGCAAACCTACGGCTTGGTTTCGATGGGAATGGTGAGTTCGTTGGTGGATGCCTACCCCGTCAAAATGGTGTGGCAAGACTTCGTAATTACGGCTTTTTTGGTCATTTCGGTCACCATCATCGTGTCGTTTTTACCCGCCAAGCGCGCCGCTGAAATGGGGTAA
- a CDS encoding nucleotide pyrophosphohydrolase: MTIEQAQQEVDNWIKTYGVRYFSELTNLAILTEEVGEMARIMARTYGDQSFKKSDLDKNLADEMADVLWVLMCLANQTGVDLTEAFQKNLEKKTKRDATRHLENAKLKPNDEFRNEE; the protein is encoded by the coding sequence TTGACCATCGAACAAGCCCAACAGGAAGTAGATAATTGGATAAAAACTTACGGTGTTCGCTATTTTAGCGAACTGACCAACTTGGCTATTTTGACCGAAGAAGTAGGAGAAATGGCTCGCATCATGGCGCGAACGTACGGTGACCAATCGTTCAAAAAGTCAGATTTGGATAAAAATTTAGCCGACGAAATGGCCGATGTGCTTTGGGTGCTGATGTGTCTTGCCAATCAAACGGGCGTAGATTTAACCGAAGCGTTTCAGAAAAACTTGGAAAAAAAGACAAAACGCGACGCCACCCGGCACCTCGAAAATGCTAAGCTGAAACCCAATGACGAATTTAGAAATGAAGAATGA
- a CDS encoding MBL fold metallo-hydrolase: MRLLIIFLFLSALVHAQSPYILVLGVTQDGGYPQAGCNTPNCLDAWEGRRPPLYVTSLAIVDPLTKQRWLIDATPDFKYQLQLLKNNTHNTANELAGIFLTHAHIGHYTGLMHLGREALGAKNVKVYAMPLMQRFLENNGPWSQLVSLKNIDLQPMTDSIWIVLNERIKIQPFTVPHRAEYSETVGFRIQTDRKTFIYIPDIDKWSLWNKDLNDVVKATDYAFIDATFFADGEIPRPMSEVPHPFVSETMKLLEKLPKTEKQKVYFTHFNHTNPLLRTETKEFIQTAKEGYKVAVQGQVIEL, from the coding sequence ATGCGCCTTCTCATCATCTTTCTCTTCCTCTCCGCTCTCGTCCACGCTCAGTCTCCTTACATTTTGGTATTAGGCGTTACCCAAGATGGAGGCTATCCGCAGGCAGGATGCAACACGCCCAACTGCCTAGATGCCTGGGAGGGACGCCGCCCGCCACTGTACGTAACGAGTCTGGCGATTGTAGACCCTCTGACCAAACAGCGTTGGCTGATTGATGCCACACCCGATTTCAAATACCAATTGCAATTGCTCAAAAACAACACCCACAACACCGCCAACGAGCTAGCGGGCATTTTTTTGACCCACGCCCACATTGGGCATTATACGGGCTTGATGCACTTGGGGCGGGAAGCCTTGGGGGCCAAAAACGTGAAAGTGTACGCCATGCCGCTCATGCAGCGATTTCTGGAAAACAACGGTCCGTGGAGTCAGTTGGTGAGTTTGAAAAATATTGACCTTCAACCCATGACCGACAGCATCTGGATTGTGTTGAACGAGCGCATCAAAATCCAACCCTTTACCGTGCCACACCGCGCCGAATATTCGGAAACCGTGGGTTTTCGCATCCAAACTGACCGCAAGACATTCATCTACATACCCGACATCGACAAGTGGAGTCTTTGGAATAAAGACCTAAACGACGTCGTCAAAGCCACCGATTATGCCTTTATTGACGCCACATTCTTTGCCGATGGCGAAATACCGCGCCCCATGAGCGAAGTACCGCACCCGTTTGTGTCGGAAACCATGAAGCTGTTGGAAAAATTACCCAAAACTGAAAAGCAAAAAGTCTACTTTACGCATTTCAACCACACGAATCCATTGCTCAGGACCGAAACGAAAGAGTTTATTCAAACCGCCAAAGAAGGCTACAAAGTAGCGGTGCAGGGGCAAGTGATTGAATTGTAG
- the pyrR gene encoding bifunctional pyr operon transcriptional regulator/uracil phosphoribosyltransferase PyrR, protein MNQRLILSSPLFEIMVSRLCQQLIENHGDFADSAVLGLQPRGIFFAERVVTELRNITGKNIPLGYLDATFYRDDFRRREQLKPNATKVNFVIEGKKVILIDDVLATGRMVRAALDAMQAFGRPRKVELMVLIDRQYSREIPVEPDYTGMKVNTLDTQRVQVEWREQGHEADRIWLVD, encoded by the coding sequence ATGAATCAACGTCTTATATTAAGCAGCCCACTGTTTGAAATCATGGTCAGTCGTTTGTGTCAACAACTCATCGAAAACCATGGAGATTTTGCCGATTCTGCGGTGTTGGGCTTACAGCCGCGCGGAATTTTCTTTGCTGAGCGGGTCGTCACCGAACTGCGTAACATTACGGGCAAAAATATTCCGTTGGGGTATTTGGATGCTACTTTCTATCGCGATGATTTTCGTCGCCGAGAGCAGTTGAAACCCAACGCCACCAAAGTCAATTTTGTGATTGAAGGAAAAAAAGTCATTCTGATTGATGATGTGCTGGCTACGGGGCGCATGGTCCGCGCTGCGCTGGACGCGATGCAAGCGTTTGGGCGCCCGCGCAAGGTGGAGTTGATGGTGCTGATTGACCGTCAGTACAGCCGAGAAATTCCCGTAGAGCCTGATTATACGGGCATGAAAGTCAATACATTGGACACCCAACGTGTGCAGGTAGAATGGCGCGAACAAGGCCATGAAGCTGATCGTATTTGGTTGGTAGATTAA
- a CDS encoding NUDIX domain-containing protein produces the protein MSPFRFCAKCGKPLETVQLNQRERLICSERCGYVYWDNPLPVVGAIVEYDNDTVILIQNKGWPAEWFGIVSGFLEKGESPEEAVLREVKEEIGLDAEMVEQVGVYPFFQRNELIIAYHVRATGEIRMDEKELQAYKVVPIDKLRPWSFGTGVAVKEWLAKRKAETSLNKN, from the coding sequence ATGTCACCCTTTCGTTTTTGTGCTAAGTGCGGAAAGCCCCTTGAAACCGTCCAATTAAACCAACGTGAGCGTTTGATTTGCTCAGAGCGCTGCGGCTATGTTTATTGGGATAACCCACTGCCTGTAGTAGGTGCTATTGTGGAGTACGACAATGACACCGTCATTTTGATTCAGAACAAGGGTTGGCCTGCCGAATGGTTCGGGATTGTGAGTGGTTTTTTGGAAAAGGGAGAGTCGCCCGAAGAAGCAGTGTTGCGCGAAGTAAAAGAGGAAATAGGATTGGATGCCGAAATGGTGGAGCAGGTGGGGGTGTATCCTTTCTTTCAACGAAATGAGCTTATTATCGCCTATCACGTACGCGCTACGGGTGAGATTCGGATGGATGAAAAAGAGCTACAAGCCTATAAAGTGGTCCCAATTGACAAGCTGCGGCCTTGGTCGTTTGGCACTGGAGTAGCCGTGAAGGAATGGCTAGCGAAGAGAAAAGCGGAAACCAGCTTAAATAAAAATTAA
- a CDS encoding DUF2442 domain-containing protein, with product MLYYIKKILEIEAYTVTCLFNTGEVRMIDLTEIVHKYQRINDGLVSQLSDKSYFKTVALDSYGTLVWDNGVDFDPDNLYNMSISILQSA from the coding sequence ATGTTATATTATATCAAAAAAATACTTGAAATTGAGGCGTATACAGTTACTTGCCTTTTCAATACTGGAGAAGTAAGGATGATTGACCTAACTGAAATTGTTCATAAATATCAACGAATAAATGATGGGCTGGTCAGTCAATTAAGCGACAAATCTTACTTTAAAACAGTTGCCTTAGATTCTTATGGAACATTAGTATGGGATAATGGGGTAGATTTTGACCCTGATAATTTGTATAATATGTCAATATCTATTTTACAATCAGCATGA
- a CDS encoding DUF4160 domain-containing protein: MPEISRFLGIIIKMFFDDHNPPHFHVEYQDFKAIIDIRKAELMEGYLPTKQLKLVQAWAVLHEEELLENFSTLGQDVKTWRKIEPLS; encoded by the coding sequence ATGCCGGAAATTAGCCGTTTTTTGGGAATTATTATAAAGATGTTTTTCGATGACCATAATCCGCCGCATTTTCACGTTGAGTATCAAGATTTTAAAGCAATTATTGATATTCGAAAGGCAGAGTTGATGGAAGGCTATTTACCGACAAAACAACTTAAATTGGTACAGGCTTGGGCCGTATTGCATGAAGAGGAACTACTCGAAAATTTCAGTACTTTAGGGCAGGATGTTAAGACTTGGAGAAAAATTGAACCATTAAGCTAA
- a CDS encoding PspC domain-containing protein, translating into MKKTISINIAGLIFYIEEDGYDKLRNYLNSIQKYFSSYEDSKEIISDIEGRIAEKFLNRQKAADTQVIALEDVEELIKSMGTVADFEAIEEEEDLAAQTAASRQPAAGFSQASAVNPEPAAPKSAPSAPTTSRKLVRDTKRKLLGGVCAGIAHHFNVDPLFVRLLFLLFFLGLPAISGGVFGGDSAEFFGPLSGFTFLLYVACWVSFPGSDALEEDKNIKKFYRNPDQKVVGGVAAGVAAYFGVDLGVVRFIWVLSILFFGTGLLLYIVLWLITPKANTLTEKMEMKGQPITLENIETNVKKALQPEQKEENIATKLLLFPFRAVAMVFSGLTPLMKFLVVIMRIFAGLIMFITGAGALLGLITALFAVFGLGTWDFGQIDNELMPLNFFIGEVSPVAYIFAFLAIGVPFATLAWLGISLLTKENKFTPAVWQTLLGLFLAGLLGSTIFGFRYGANFRREGTVEKEQTYKLPATPILLDVHEDNSEDGYNNTQLDLEGYESTDAKVAFRFRSQGRSRQDAERNASNILYNINQTDSTMVFDEDFSLSDKSPRFRGQSVRLTLYFPYAKTFRMTRDFYDHFWGVRNQIQYDYDLDINEEMFKNIRWAIKPDSGLVCLDRPISVRDESRNNDESDDMDEISDGIESGLNEAFDRSFDAKGEMVKQYDVTNFSKVRIGGAFVVTIQKGDVYKVIADGSETDLDDVEVKVEDGTLRVENRRKVKLFERNKRVGITITVPTIETIDLSGATLGKIMGFNNLGTLKVEISGASKTYIDVDAKKLELDVAGASKVELHGSANTLEADLAGACSLDAERMNIQNGDVQASGVSKANLGRIPNLKSNSTGASRINRQGEGE; encoded by the coding sequence ATGAAAAAGACTATCAGCATCAATATCGCCGGTCTGATTTTTTATATCGAAGAGGACGGCTACGATAAATTAAGAAATTACCTAAACTCAATCCAGAAGTACTTTTCGTCGTACGAAGATAGCAAAGAGATTATCTCTGACATCGAAGGGCGAATTGCGGAGAAGTTTTTGAACCGACAAAAAGCCGCCGACACGCAAGTGATTGCGCTGGAAGACGTCGAAGAGCTCATCAAAAGTATGGGAACCGTGGCTGACTTTGAAGCCATCGAAGAGGAAGAAGATTTGGCGGCACAGACCGCTGCCAGCCGCCAACCAGCCGCAGGCTTCAGCCAAGCTTCGGCAGTAAATCCTGAACCCGCAGCCCCCAAAAGTGCTCCCTCAGCCCCCACAACTTCCCGTAAGCTCGTTCGTGATACGAAGCGCAAATTATTGGGCGGCGTGTGTGCGGGCATCGCCCATCATTTCAACGTTGACCCGCTTTTCGTTCGTTTACTGTTCTTGCTTTTCTTTTTGGGGCTTCCTGCCATCAGTGGTGGCGTGTTTGGTGGCGACAGTGCTGAATTTTTCGGTCCATTGAGCGGATTCACTTTCTTACTGTACGTTGCTTGCTGGGTTTCTTTCCCCGGTTCCGATGCGCTGGAAGAAGACAAAAACATCAAGAAGTTTTACCGAAATCCTGACCAGAAAGTAGTGGGCGGGGTAGCGGCTGGGGTAGCGGCTTACTTCGGAGTTGACTTAGGAGTCGTTCGTTTTATTTGGGTTCTGAGCATTTTGTTCTTCGGCACTGGCCTCCTTTTATACATCGTGCTGTGGCTCATTACGCCGAAAGCCAATACTTTGACCGAAAAAATGGAGATGAAAGGGCAACCCATTACCCTCGAAAACATCGAAACCAACGTCAAGAAAGCCCTTCAGCCTGAACAAAAAGAAGAAAATATCGCAACCAAATTACTTTTGTTTCCCTTTCGGGCGGTGGCGATGGTATTCAGCGGATTAACTCCCCTGATGAAATTCTTGGTGGTTATCATGCGCATCTTTGCTGGACTGATTATGTTTATCACGGGGGCGGGCGCCTTACTTGGATTGATTACGGCGCTTTTCGCGGTATTCGGATTGGGTACGTGGGACTTTGGGCAAATTGACAACGAACTCATGCCACTCAATTTCTTCATCGGCGAAGTATCTCCCGTAGCTTACATTTTTGCCTTTTTGGCCATTGGGGTTCCTTTTGCCACGCTGGCTTGGTTGGGAATCTCGTTGTTGACCAAAGAAAATAAATTTACCCCTGCGGTGTGGCAAACCCTGCTCGGACTCTTTTTGGCGGGCCTTTTGGGAAGTACCATCTTTGGATTCAGATACGGCGCTAACTTCCGCCGCGAAGGAACGGTCGAAAAAGAACAAACCTACAAGCTACCCGCCACGCCGATTTTGCTGGACGTCCACGAGGACAACTCCGAAGACGGTTACAACAATACACAACTGGATTTGGAAGGCTACGAAAGTACCGATGCCAAAGTAGCATTTAGGTTCCGTTCGCAAGGACGCTCACGTCAGGATGCCGAGCGCAATGCTTCCAATATTTTATACAACATCAACCAAACGGATTCTACGATGGTTTTTGACGAAGATTTCAGTCTTTCCGACAAATCACCACGTTTCCGGGGGCAGAGTGTGCGCCTAACGCTGTACTTCCCGTACGCCAAAACCTTCCGCATGACACGCGATTTCTATGACCACTTTTGGGGCGTACGGAATCAAATCCAATACGACTATGATTTGGATATCAACGAAGAAATGTTCAAAAATATCCGCTGGGCCATCAAACCTGATTCAGGGCTTGTCTGTCTTGACCGTCCTATCTCCGTTCGTGATGAGTCGCGAAACAACGACGAATCCGATGACATGGACGAAATCAGCGATGGCATAGAGTCTGGCCTGAACGAAGCTTTTGACCGCTCGTTTGACGCCAAAGGCGAAATGGTGAAGCAATATGACGTAACCAATTTCAGCAAAGTCAGAATAGGCGGCGCTTTTGTGGTGACCATTCAAAAAGGAGACGTGTATAAAGTAATAGCCGACGGCAGCGAAACCGATTTGGACGACGTGGAAGTAAAAGTAGAAGATGGCACGCTCCGCGTAGAAAACCGACGCAAAGTCAAACTTTTTGAACGCAACAAGCGCGTAGGCATTACGATTACCGTTCCAACCATCGAAACCATTGATTTGTCAGGGGCAACACTCGGAAAAATAATGGGTTTCAACAACTTAGGTACGTTGAAAGTAGAGATTTCTGGGGCTTCCAAAACGTACATTGATGTTGACGCCAAAAAACTTGAACTCGACGTAGCGGGGGCTTCCAAAGTTGAATTGCACGGCAGCGCCAACACCCTCGAAGCCGACCTTGCCGGCGCGTGTTCATTGGATGCCGAGCGCATGAACATTCAGAACGGTGACGTGCAAGCCTCAGGCGTGAGCAAAGCCAACCTAGGACGCATTCCCAATCTCAAATCAAACAGCACTGGAGCAAGTCGGATTAACCGGCAGGGAGAAGGAGAATAA